The genomic segment CGGTGAGATCCCGCACCTGGATGAGATCGAAGTGGCCGGAGTCACCTTGCCGAGAGCAGGGGCGGTGGGCGGCGATCACATCATCTACATCGACTTCAACCATCGCTACGACCTGGATACCTTGACGCGTGAGAAAGAGGAATGGTGGAAAAAGGAAGCGGATCAGCCCAACCTCTCCTCCTTGGAACAATCGGGATTGAACGCCTTTCTACATCACCGCCGCAAGGAGTGGTGTCAACGCCTGGAAACCAATCGTCATAAAGCCGGAGTTCTTGTGGCGGACGTACGCGGACACGACATATCGGACGCTTTTGTGGTGGGCATGCTCCACCAGGCTTTTCTGACGGGTGCACTCTACGAGTTAAAGATCTTCGGAGAAATCACGCCGAACCTCTTTGAGATCATCAACACCCGCTTTTACAACTCCTCCAGCATCGGAGATTTCCTGACCATGATCTACGGAGAAATTCATACTGACGGCACGTTCCGCTTTATCTCTGCCGGCCATCCCCCGCCGATAACCTTTTCCCGTCATTTCAGCCGCTTCATGGATATCCCCCAAAGCGCCATCAGCACTTATCCGCCCATCGGCCTGATGCCGCGGCGCGAAGAGATCGACACCGGGGCCGCGTCCAGCCCATTGGGTTTCAAGGATGGATACCGCGTCAGCGAACTGCGCCTCATGGGACCCGGAGATATCCTGTTGCTCTACACCGACGGTTTGACCGACCTGATTGACGCGCGGGGAAACGCTTTGTTTCCCGAAGCATTCGCCGGGATTTTTAGAACCATGCCCGATGCCGCCGCGGACACTGTTGTGACCGCCCTTACCGAATGTGTCATGAGCAAAGGTATTTCACGGGAAGATGATGTCTCTTTCGTGGTGATCCGCCGGCGACGGTAACCGATCGGAACCATACCCCCAATCCACCCCCGCACTCTTTCCCGGCGCAAAATAAACCGGCCGGCCGCCGTTCGTTCAATTAGAATTTTTGCTATTGCACATTGATGTGGATTTGCGGTAAATTGTTTTTTTTTTGGAATCCGGGTTTCGCCGCTCGAACCGAGACCCGGGGGAGGCAACAGAAAAATGAGGCAACTCAAGCAGATGGCTGTCTGCCGCTGGATCTCAATGATCCTGGTGGTGATGATGGCTGTTCCGGCGGGGACCCTTGCCGCCGCACAGCCCGACCTGATGGAGCAGCGTTTTGAACAGGCACGCCGGGCCTGGAAAAACGGGGAGTGGGAAAACGCCCGCACGGCATTACTTGAAATCATGGCTTCATGGGACCCGGAACAGACGCGGGAATCGTTTCAGGGCAATGTCCACCTGCTCATGGGCGCGATTGCGGAAAAAACGGACCGCAACGAGGAGTCAATCCAACACTTCTGCCTGGCACGCACATTTCTGGGCGACCGCATTCCCCTGGATGAACTCAAGCAGGAAAACTTCTTTAACTACAATGCCGCCTGCGACCCGGTTCAAACTGTGGCCATCTCTTTCCGCCACGCCCTGGTGCTGTTCCTGGCGGAAGATTACGATCAGGCTCTGGAGACACTCAAACCCCGGGCGCTGGAGATGCAATCCACCGGAGCAGACAGGAAATTGCAGGGCCGGGTCAGCCTGTTGATGGGCGCCGTGCATGAAAAACTGAAAAACAAAAATCAATCCATCCAGTGGTTCTGTCGCGCCAAAGAGTTGCTGGGTCCGGGCCATTCAGTTTCATGGCTGGAGTTATCCAAGTACCGCTTCTACAAAAAACACTGCAAAGGGGGCGTGCTGGCTGTCGCCGGAAACAGGAAAAAGCGCGGCGGAAGGTTTCTGGGAACCCTGCTTGGACTTGCCGCTCTGGGAGGAATTGTCTGGTACCTTTTCATCAACAAAAACTCTCCACTCAAAGGCGATGACAAAGAAGAAGAGAAAGGAGAATACACCTCAATTACTTTCCGGTTGGAGGTCACCTACAAGGGACTGAACTCAAAGGGACGCCGCAAACTGCTGCTTGATGGTGACGTTCAACACAACGAATTGTTCTCTTTCGCCGGCGATCCGAATGAAAACTCGACATGCAGCGACGCCATAACAGACAAAACCATTGCGGTGACAAAAACTATTACCACCAACTCCGTCAACATCCAACAGGATTACCTCAACTGGGATTACGTGAAGTACCGTACCCCCGGAACCAACTACAAGCTGCTCTGCAGCGAATGGGTGATCACCATCCAGTCCTACACATGGGAATCCGGAAAGGCGGATCCCGGATCACCAGGTGTATCCGGTACGGATACCCTTGCCCTGGACACGGAAAGCGATTGCACCCGCATCAGTCAACGTGTCCACAACTGCAGCAGCACGGGTACCCTGACTTTCAACCGCCCCGGTTCAAGCAGCAGCTCGGACACTTTCTATTCCAGCCAGACCAAGGTCCACAGCTCTTCTGAATAATCAGGCCAAGCCATTGGATACGGGGAGGCCCTCCTCCCCGTAAACCCATCCCCACCGGTTTGCGTATTACTCGCATCAGGCCCATGCCGGAAACCTTTCCGCCGGGCCTTTCAACGCTCCGGACCGCTGGCGCCCCATGACCTGGAAAGTGGTCGGCAAAACCTGCGGCTGGGAACGCCCCATCGCCACCCAGCAGGCCGGTTTCGTGTTTGCTTTGCAATCGCGGCGTGACGTGCCCGACGAAGTGGGCGGTGTGTTCTGGTATGCCATGGATAACCCCTACACCTGCGTTTTTGTTCCCTTCTACACATCCATTACCGATCTCCCCCCCTCCTACACCCGGGGTTCGTTGCAGCAGTTCACGCGCGATTCCGCCTGGTGGGCGTTTAACTTCGTGGCCAACTACGCCAATCTGCGCTACAGTTACATGATCAAGGACATCCAGGCCGTACAGGAACGCATCGAAAATCTCGAATTCGCCCTGCAACCGGCCATTGAGCGCACGGCCATCGACCTGATGAAATCAAACCCGCAACAGGTGGCCTCTTTCCTGACCCGCTGGTGTGTTTCAAACGCCGAGATGGCGGTACAGGACTGGTGGGACCTGGCCGACCACCTGGTAACCAAATACAACGACGGCTACATCAAGGATGAAAACGGCCGTCCCGGGGAAGTGGGTTACCCCGAGGAGTGGCTGCGTGAAGAGGTACGCCGCAATCCCGATAAATTCCGCATCAGAGAAACGCGCAAAGGTGAAGGCGAACAATAGCCATGAACTGCATCTTCGAACCAACCCGTCTCACGTGGATCGGTTTGTCAGAGGTAGCCCAGGCTCTTTAAATTTTCCAGTGTTTTTTCGTGGATCTTTGGAGACGCCGGATCATCCGTCTGTTCAGAGGAAATCAGTCG from the Candidatus Aminicenantes bacterium genome contains:
- a CDS encoding serine/threonine-protein phosphatase, which codes for MAVAVPTMPPPMTTAPYVCSAIPPPDSRSTGNDEWYRNPAAGTSPPIPFTKSASGCKLDASGMITPAGASMHPTKKPRLDALTESITERLLHIKPDPGEIPHLDEIEVAGVTLPRAGAVGGDHIIYIDFNHRYDLDTLTREKEEWWKKEADQPNLSSLEQSGLNAFLHHRRKEWCQRLETNRHKAGVLVADVRGHDISDAFVVGMLHQAFLTGALYELKIFGEITPNLFEIINTRFYNSSSIGDFLTMIYGEIHTDGTFRFISAGHPPPITFSRHFSRFMDIPQSAISTYPPIGLMPRREEIDTGAASSPLGFKDGYRVSELRLMGPGDILLLYTDGLTDLIDARGNALFPEAFAGIFRTMPDAAADTVVTALTECVMSKGISREDDVSFVVIRRRR
- a CDS encoding tetratricopeptide repeat protein → MRQLKQMAVCRWISMILVVMMAVPAGTLAAAQPDLMEQRFEQARRAWKNGEWENARTALLEIMASWDPEQTRESFQGNVHLLMGAIAEKTDRNEESIQHFCLARTFLGDRIPLDELKQENFFNYNAACDPVQTVAISFRHALVLFLAEDYDQALETLKPRALEMQSTGADRKLQGRVSLLMGAVHEKLKNKNQSIQWFCRAKELLGPGHSVSWLELSKYRFYKKHCKGGVLAVAGNRKKRGGRFLGTLLGLAALGGIVWYLFINKNSPLKGDDKEEEKGEYTSITFRLEVTYKGLNSKGRRKLLLDGDVQHNELFSFAGDPNENSTCSDAITDKTIAVTKTITTNSVNIQQDYLNWDYVKYRTPGTNYKLLCSEWVITIQSYTWESGKADPGSPGVSGTDTLALDTESDCTRISQRVHNCSSTGTLTFNRPGSSSSSDTFYSSQTKVHSSSE